A genomic window from Anticarsia gemmatalis isolate Benzon Research Colony breed Stoneville strain chromosome 24, ilAntGemm2 primary, whole genome shotgun sequence includes:
- the mRpS18C gene encoding mitochondrial ribosomal protein S18C has translation MALLKTLITRFVLPTSYRATAIRYTSTDQKIAETDDAPVEMENPYKKETRQCILCKLNITPDYKNYRLLSQFQSPYTGRIYGRHITGLCKQKQELVESEIKKAQNCAYMPYYYKDKTFLKDPKLFDPENPIRSHRF, from the exons ATGGCTCTATTGAAAACATTGATAACACGATTCGTTT tGCCAACATCATACCGAGCAACGGCAATAAGATACACATCCACTGACCAAAAGATAGCTGAAACTGATGACGCTCCTGTAGAAATGGAGAACCCTTATAAAAAGGAGACGCGTCAATGCATATTATGCAAGCTTAACATTACGCCGGATTATAAAAACTACAGATTACTGTCACAATTTCAAAGTCCTTACACCGGTCGTATTTACGGCAGACATATAACCGGTTTATGCAAACAAAAGCAAGAATTAGTCGAAAGTGAGATTAAAAAAGCCCAGAACTGTGCTTACATgccttattattataaagacaaGACTTTCCTGAAGGATCCTAAGTTGTTCGACCCAGAAAACCCTATTAGGTCTCAtaggttttaa
- the LOC142983451 gene encoding uncharacterized protein LOC142983451, protein MKNVFSLKSSNTNSPKTPGGISKSLLTPCRRVGLSRNWRKSGPSPFISPLSGNTEVKEEKIETRKRKQRVPDENIEESPTTSFVDKQDEGDEGNTEVSDNVDKTPPRSVELPRRKRSKTLVSAINKVQEDVPETIEKEQTSAIPVVVDVCDTENVEVVSTPVRTKSKKSKKRNSPIKSSHKEVKCDVDEAFVNSSITPSVNKKKEEEAIYTIKEKSPNDLKKECIVVIQRKIFKNVENNTTNEITQTKEEKKPPETDSDSDETPLINLHKQNSVKSSTKAIIADDDDDFIENKSKIKPIKKDTKSPKTKSKNSKLSKTKVEKIVTESKPSSQDCFDDDDDDFDNKKTILIRKTYEKVAKPMKAKSTGSITQKDIDALKERIEAKKKLLLAQSLTPDTEELRTLIKKWQKGCQEALMELLDLMKTKFPDKERMDYSEMLKTLKIPPSLVGYDSENDCFNSPDDASIILGQFKDI, encoded by the coding sequence ATGAAGAATGTTTTTTCGTTAAAATCTTCTAATACTAACTCGCCTAAGACTCCAGGTGGTATCAGTAAATCTTTATTGACGCCGTGCAGAAGAGTTGGCCTGTCTCGAAATTGGAGAAAGAGCGGACCCTCACCTTTTATATCTCCGCTTTCTGGTAATACTGAGGTGAAAGAAGAGAAAATCGAGACCAGGAAAAGAAAACAGCGTGTACCGGACGAGAATATAGAAGAATCCCCTACTACTTCGTTTGTTGACAAACAAGATGAAGGTGATGAAGGAAACACTGAAGTAAGTGACAATGTTGATAAAACGCCTCCTAGAAGTGTTGAACTGCCTCGTAGAAAGAGATCAAAGACTTTAGTGTCGGCCATTAATAAAGTTCAGGAGGATGTACCAGAGACTATAGAAAAAGAACAAACTTCAGCAATACCAGTTGTTGTTGATGTATGTGATACGGAAAATGTGGAGGTAGTATCAACACCTGTAAGAACAAAGTCTAAAAAGAGTAAAAAGCGCAATTCTCCTATAAAATCTAGCCACAAAGAGGTTAAATGTGATGTAGATGAGGCTTTTGTAAACAGCAGTATTACTCCTAGCGTAAACaagaaaaaagaagaagaagctaTCTACacaattaaagaaaaaagtCCTAATGACTTGAAGAAGGAATGTATAGTGgttatacaaagaaaaatatttaagaatgtTGAAAATAACACTACTAATGAAATAACTCAAACTAAAGAAGAAAAGAAGCCTCCGGAAACTGACTCTGATTCCGATGAAACTCCATTAATTAATCTACACAAGCAGAACTCTGTTAAGTCAAGTACCAAAGCCATTATAGCagacgatgatgatgattttattgaaaacaaatctAAAATCAAACCTATCAAAAAAGATACCAAATCACcgaaaactaaatctaaaaacTCAAAATTATCTAAAACTAAAGTAGAAAAAATTGTAACAGAATCAAAACCTTCATCTCAAGACTGCtttgatgatgacgatgatgactTCGACAataagaaaactattttaattagaaaaactTATGAAAAAGTTGCAAAGCCTATGAAAGCTAAATCCACAGGTTCTATAACTCAAAAAGATATTGATGCTCTTAAGGAAAGGATAGAGGCTAAGAAGAAACTCCTTTTAGCTCAGTCTTTAACTCCAGATACAGAAGAGCTTAGGACCCTTATAAAAAAATGGCAGAAAGGCTGCCAAGAAGCCCTAATGGAATTATTAGACCTAATGAAGACTAAATTTCCAGATAAAGAGAGAATGGATTACTCGGAAATGTTGAAAACTTTGAAAATTCCACCGTCTTTAGTTGGGTATGACTCGGAGAATGATTGTTTTAATAGTCCAGATGATGCCAGCATTATTCTAGGGCAGTTCAAAGATATATAg